The following proteins are co-located in the Schistosoma mansoni, WGS project CABG00000000 data, supercontig 0062, strain Puerto Rico, whole genome shotgun sequence genome:
- a CDS encoding mucolipin, putative has translation IHHELARLHASGRLALLHQTGYYQFKCNEVKNHQPSIDIEQELNGNQLNELNLPQNVNWESVLFHLEQSAKLGCLDSIQCLAQYYLNLMVDGPLSECPIKPDPLESRAHGFALISAAASAGDRMAMVYLAEANYHGEYYSPDTSNDINNNNNNERKQEPDWLAAAHWYEMAAKVVTYDDATEDDEMNQGNPSFVKRSRSGFHALSEWPIYRLQGRLGEMYAKGGHGLVRDRAKACKLLFYRLNLDRTDGLKRIQR, from the exons ATACATCATGAATTGGCTCGTTTACATGCTTCTGGTCGTTTAGCTTTATTACATCAAACCGGTTATTATCAATTTAAGTGCAATGAAGTAAAGAACCATCAACCTTCTATAGATATTGAGCAAGAGTTAAATGGAAATCAACTGAATGAATTAAATCTCCCACAAAATGTTAATTGGGAATCAGTTTTATTTCACTTAGAACAATCAGCTAAACTTGGCTGTTTAGATTCTATTCAATGTTTAGCTCaatattatttgaatttaatGGTTGATGGCCCATTATCGGAATGTCCCATTAAA CCTGATCCACTGGAATCTCGAGCACATGGTTTTGCCTTAATCAGCGCGGCTGCATCAGCGGGGGATCGTATGGCTATGGTTTATTTAGCTGAAGCTAATTATCATGGCGAATATTATTCTCCAGATACTAGTAatgatatcaataataataataataatgagcgGAAACAAGAGCCTGACTGGTTAGCAGCTGCACATTGGTATGAAATGGCAGCTAAAGTTGTTACTTATGATGATGCTACAGAAGATGATGAAATGAATCAAGGCAATCCATCGTTTGTGAAAAGGAGTCGTTCTGGTTTTCATGCATTATCTGAATGGCCAATTTATCGTTTACAAGGTCGATTAGGAGAAATGTATGCTAAAGGTGGTCATGGTTTAGTCAGAGATAGAGCAAAAGCTTGTAAGTTATTATTTTATAGATTAAATCTGGACCGTACCGACGGCCTTAAGCGAATTCAAAGGTGA